A single Tamandua tetradactyla isolate mTamTet1 chromosome X, mTamTet1.pri, whole genome shotgun sequence DNA region contains:
- the RLIM gene encoding E3 ubiquitin-protein ligase RLIM codes for MENSDSTDKGSGDQSAAQRRSQMDRLDREEAFYQFVNNLSEEDYRLMRDNNLLGTPGESTEEELLRRLQQIKEGPPPQNSDDNRGGDSSDDVSNGDSIIDWLNSVRQTGNTTRSGQRGNQSWRAVSRTNPNSGDFRFSLEINVNRNNGSQNPENETELSARRSSGENVENNSQRQVENPRSESTSSRPSRSERNSAETLTEVPPTRGQRRARSRSPDHRRTRARAERSRSPLHPMSEIPRRSHHSISSQTFEHPLVNETEGSSRTRHHVTLRQQITGPELLSRGLFAASGTRNASQGAGSSDTTGNGESTGPGQRPPTIVLDLQVRRVRPGEYRQRDSIASRTRSRSQTPNNTVTYESERGGFRRTFSRSERAGVRTYVSTIRIPIRRILNTGLSETTSVAIQTMLRQIMTGFGELSYFMYSDSDSEPSGSVPSRNMERAESRNGRGASGGSSSSGSSSSSSSSPSSSSSGESSETSSEIFEGSNEGSSSSGARREGRHRAPVTFDESGSLPFLSLAQFFLLNEDDDDQPRGLTKEQIDNLAMRSFGENDALKTCSVCITEYTEGNKLRKLPCSHEYHVHCIDRWLSENSTCPICRRAVLASGNRESVV; via the exons ATGGAAAACTCCGATTCCACTGATAAAGGAAGTGGTGATCAGTCTGCAGCACAGCGCAGAAGTCAGATGGACCGATTGGATCGGGAAGAAGCTTTCTATCAATTTGTAAACAACCTGAGTGAAGAAGATTATAGGCTTATGAGGGATAACAATTTGCTAGGCACCCCAG GTGAAAGTACTGAGGAAGAGTTGCTGAGAAGACTACAGCAAATTAAAGAGGGCCCACCACCACAAAACTCAGATGACAATAGAG GTGGAGACTCTTCAGATGATGTGTCAAATGGTGACTCTATAATAGACTGGCTTAACTCTGTCAGACAAACTGGAAATACGACAAGAAGTGGGCAAAGAGGAAACCAATCATGGAGAGCAGTGAGCCGGACTAATCCAAACAGTGGTGATTTCAGATTCAGTTTAGAAATAAATGTTAACCGTAATAATGGGAGCCAAAATCCAGAGAATGAAACTGAGCTATCTGCTAGACGCTCTagtggagaaaatgtggaaaacaaCAGCCAAAGGCAAGTGGAAAATCCACGATCTGAATCAACATCCTCAAGGCCATCTAGATCAGAACGAAATTCAGCTGAAACATTAACAGAAGTCCCACCTACTAGAGGTCAGAGAAGAGCAAGAAGCAGGAGCCCAGACCATCGGAGAACCAGAGCAAGAGCTGAAAGAAGTAGATCACCTCTGCATCCAATGAGTGAAATTCCACGACGATCACATCATAGTATCTCATCTCAGACTTTTGAGCATCCTTTGGTAAATGAGACTGAGGGAAGTTCTAGAACCCGGCATCATGTGACATTGAGACAGCAAATAACCGGACCTGAGCTGCTAAGTAGGGGTCTTTTTGCAGCTTCTGGAACGAGAAATGCCTCTCAAGGAGCAGGTTCTTCAGACACAACTGGCAATGGTGAATCCACAGGGCCAGGACAGAGACCTCCAACCATAGTCCTTGATCTTCAAGTAAGAAGAGTTCGTCCTGGAGAATATCGGCAAAGAGATAGCATAGCTAGCAGAACTCGGTCAAGGTCTCAGACACCAAACAACACCGTCACATACGAAAGTGAACGAGGAGGTTTTAGGCGTACGTTTTCACGTTCTGAGCGGGCAGGTGTAAGAACCTATGTCAGTACCATCAGAATTCCTATTCGTAGAATCTTAAATACTGGTTTAAGTGAGACTACATCTGTTGCAATTCAGACTATGTTAAGGCAGATAATGACAGGTTTTGGTGAGTTAAGCTACTTTATGTACAGTGATAGTGATTCAGAGCCTAGTGGCTCAGTCCCAAGTCGCAATATGGAAAGAGCAGAGTCACGGAATGGAAGAGGGGCTTCTGGTGGTAGTAGCAGCTCTGGTTCCAGTTCTAGTTCTAGTTCCAGTCCTAGTTCCAGTTCCAGTGGTGAAAGTTCAGAAACTAGCTCAGAAATATTTGAAGGCAGTAATGAAGGAAGCTCATCATCAGGTGCCAGGCGAGAGGGTCGACATAGGGCCCCAGTAACATTTGATGAAAGTGGCTCTTTGCCCTTCCTTAGTCTGGCTCAGTTTTTCCTCTtaaatgaggatgatgatgacCAACCTAGAGGACTCACCAAAGAACAGATTGACAACCTGGCAATGAGAAGTTTTGGTGAAAATGATGCATTAAAAACCTGTAGCGTTTGCATTACAGAATATACAGAAGGCAACAAACTTCGTAAACTACCTTGTTCCCATGAGTACCATGTTCACTGCATCGATCGCTGGTTATCTGAGAATTCTACCTGTCCTATTTGTCGCAGAGCAGTCTTAGCTTCTGGTAacagagaaagtgttgtgtaa